A genome region from Streptomyces xanthophaeus includes the following:
- a CDS encoding FAD-dependent oxidoreductase, giving the protein MTGTTGTTGTAAGAVTTGGALPGGEYDVTVVGAGVVGTAIARELARLPLRIALVDAADDVGDGTSKANTAILHTGFDAVPGSLESRLVREGHRLLSAYAADTGIPVEPLGALLVAWDEEQLAALPGLAQKAVRNGYRAARIIPAAEVRAREPELGPGVLGALDVPGESIICPWTTTLAYATQAVRSGVDLHLDCRVQSVTSGETHTLATSRGPLRTRHLVNAAGLYADEIDRLLGHADFAVTPRRGQLIVFDELARGLVRHILLPVPGALGKGVLVSPTVYGNVMLGPTAEDLDDRTDTGSTAEGLALLREKGRRILPALLEEEVTAVYAGLRAATGDDDYAIRAHPAQRYVTVGGIRSTGLTASMAIAAHVVELLADGGLPVAGAREPEPVRMPNLGEAFLRPYRDAELIARDPEYGRIVCHCERVTRGEIRDALASAVPPASPDGLRRRTRARAGRCQGFHCGAAVRALFEEARR; this is encoded by the coding sequence ATGACCGGCACCACCGGCACCACCGGTACCGCTGCCGGTGCCGTGACCACCGGCGGCGCCCTGCCCGGCGGGGAGTACGACGTGACGGTCGTCGGCGCCGGCGTGGTGGGCACGGCGATCGCCCGCGAACTGGCCCGGCTCCCGCTGCGGATCGCCCTGGTCGACGCGGCCGACGACGTCGGTGACGGCACCTCGAAGGCCAACACCGCCATCCTGCACACCGGTTTCGACGCGGTGCCCGGTTCCCTGGAGTCCCGGCTCGTCCGGGAGGGCCACCGGCTGCTCTCCGCGTACGCCGCCGACACCGGCATCCCGGTGGAGCCGCTCGGGGCGCTCCTCGTCGCCTGGGACGAAGAACAGCTGGCCGCACTGCCCGGACTCGCGCAGAAGGCCGTTCGCAACGGCTACCGCGCGGCCCGGATCATCCCGGCTGCGGAGGTGCGGGCCCGCGAGCCGGAGCTCGGACCCGGGGTGCTGGGAGCGCTCGACGTACCGGGGGAGTCCATCATCTGCCCCTGGACCACCACCCTCGCGTACGCCACACAGGCCGTCCGCTCCGGCGTCGACCTGCACCTCGACTGCCGTGTGCAGAGCGTCACTTCGGGCGAGACGCATACCCTGGCCACGAGCCGGGGCCCGCTGCGCACCCGGCACCTGGTCAACGCGGCCGGCCTGTACGCCGACGAGATCGACCGGCTCCTCGGCCATGCGGACTTCGCCGTGACGCCCCGGCGCGGCCAGCTGATCGTCTTCGACGAGCTCGCCCGCGGCCTGGTACGGCACATCCTGCTGCCCGTACCGGGCGCCCTCGGGAAGGGGGTACTGGTGTCGCCGACGGTGTACGGGAACGTGATGCTCGGCCCGACCGCCGAGGACCTGGACGACAGGACGGACACCGGATCGACCGCCGAGGGGCTCGCGCTGCTCCGGGAGAAGGGCCGGCGGATCCTGCCGGCCCTCCTGGAGGAAGAGGTCACCGCCGTGTACGCCGGACTGAGGGCCGCCACCGGCGACGACGACTACGCGATCCGGGCCCACCCCGCGCAGCGGTACGTCACCGTGGGCGGGATCCGGTCGACGGGGCTGACGGCCTCGATGGCGATCGCCGCCCACGTCGTCGAACTGCTCGCCGACGGCGGCCTGCCGGTGGCAGGGGCCCGGGAGCCGGAACCCGTGCGGATGCCGAACCTGGGCGAGGCGTTCCTGCGGCCCTACCGCGACGCCGAGCTGATCGCCCGGGACCCGGAGTACGGCCGGATCGTCTGCCACTGCGAGCGCGTGACGCGCGGGGAGATCCGCGACGCGCTCGCCTCGGCCGTCCCGCCCGCATCGCCGGACGGCCTGCGGCGGCGCACCCGCGCCAGGGCGGGACGCTGTCAGGGCTTCCACTGCGGGGCCGCCGTCCGCGCGCTGTTCGAGGAGGCCCGCAGGTGA
- a CDS encoding FGGY family carbohydrate kinase has product MTGPVLAVDQGTSGTKALVVCPVRGVIGSGSAPVRPRHLPGGRVEVTPGELLDSVVDAGRAALAAAGEPVVAVGLANQGETVLAWDPATGEPLTDAIVWQDRRAEQLCTELAPHAPSLRETTGLPLDPYFAAPKMAWIRRHLTRRGVVTTSDVWLVHRLTGAFVTDAATAGRTQLLDLDTTRWSDAALDAFGLTGERLPEVVDADTRVGTTTAFGPELPLTGLLVDQQAALLAQSVTEPGTAKCTYGTGAFLLAQTGSRPLRSTSGLVGCVAWRLAGRTSYCLDGQVYTAASAVRWLTDLGVISGAADIDSVGGRVPDAGGVTFVPALAGLAAPWWRGDLRGSVTGLGLDTTAGHLVRALCDGIAAQVAELADAVAADLGAPLTALRVDGGLTRSALLMQTQADLLGIPVEVSALPDVTALGVGAVARLGLDPSLTVAEAVPQWKPSTVYEPRAGAAEATERRARFRAAVSSLLGDAPA; this is encoded by the coding sequence ATGACGGGCCCGGTGCTCGCTGTCGATCAAGGCACCTCGGGGACCAAGGCGCTGGTCGTCTGTCCGGTACGCGGAGTCATCGGCTCCGGATCCGCCCCCGTACGGCCCCGCCATCTGCCGGGCGGCCGGGTCGAGGTCACTCCCGGCGAGCTGCTGGACTCGGTCGTCGACGCCGGACGCGCCGCGCTCGCGGCCGCGGGCGAGCCCGTGGTGGCCGTGGGCCTCGCCAACCAGGGCGAGACCGTTCTGGCCTGGGATCCGGCGACCGGGGAGCCGCTCACCGACGCGATCGTCTGGCAGGACCGCCGCGCCGAACAGCTCTGCACCGAACTGGCCCCGCACGCGCCCTCTTTGCGTGAGACGACAGGTCTGCCGCTCGACCCGTACTTCGCCGCCCCCAAGATGGCCTGGATACGCCGCCACCTGACCCGGCGCGGCGTCGTGACGACCAGCGACGTCTGGCTCGTGCACCGCCTCACCGGTGCGTTCGTCACCGACGCGGCGACCGCCGGCCGCACCCAGCTGCTCGACCTCGACACCACCCGCTGGTCGGACGCGGCACTCGACGCCTTCGGCCTCACGGGCGAGCGGCTGCCGGAGGTCGTCGACGCGGACACCCGCGTCGGCACCACCACCGCGTTCGGTCCCGAACTGCCGCTGACGGGGCTGCTCGTGGACCAGCAGGCCGCGCTGCTCGCCCAGAGCGTCACCGAGCCCGGCACCGCCAAGTGCACCTACGGCACGGGCGCGTTCCTCCTCGCGCAGACCGGCTCGCGCCCGCTGCGCAGCACCTCCGGACTGGTCGGCTGCGTGGCCTGGCGGCTTGCCGGCCGGACCAGCTACTGCCTGGACGGGCAGGTGTACACGGCCGCCTCCGCCGTGCGCTGGCTCACCGATCTCGGGGTGATCTCGGGCGCCGCCGACATCGACTCCGTGGGTGGGCGCGTCCCGGACGCGGGCGGCGTCACCTTCGTCCCCGCGCTCGCCGGCCTCGCCGCTCCGTGGTGGCGGGGTGACCTGCGGGGATCGGTCACCGGCCTGGGCCTCGACACCACCGCCGGGCATCTGGTGCGCGCCCTGTGCGACGGCATCGCCGCCCAGGTGGCGGAGCTCGCGGACGCGGTCGCCGCCGACCTCGGCGCCCCGCTCACCGCCCTGCGCGTCGACGGCGGGCTGACCCGTTCCGCGCTGCTCATGCAGACCCAGGCCGACCTCCTCGGGATCCCCGTGGAGGTGTCGGCGCTGCCGGACGTCACCGCGCTCGGCGTCGGCGCCGTGGCCCGCCTCGGGCTCGATCCCTCGCTCACCGTCGCCGAGGCCGTCCCGCAGTGGAAGCCGTCGACCGTCTACGAGCCGCGGGCCGGCGCGGCGGAGGCGACGGAGCGCCGCGCACGTTTCCGCGCGGCCGTCTCGTCCCTGCTCGGCGACGCACCGGCATGA
- a CDS encoding amino acid permease: MGGFGNFAISFSVISVLSGCMTLYGFGMGSGGPAVMLWGWVGVGLFVLCVGLALAEVTSAYPTSGALYYMADRLGGRRWGWYTGWLNLLGLLGAIAGIDYGAALFTGAFLNLRFGFVPTPGSTFLIFLCILLLHAALNLFGVRLVSVLNSISVWWHLGGVAVIVGALAFIPDHHQSASFVFTEFVNDTGWANPFYVAAVGLLLAQYTFSGYDASAHLSEETRDASVSAAKGIVRAIWVSWIAGFALLAGLTFAIQDYAAVQGSATGVPPAQIFIDALGSGGATALLLVVIVAQLFCGNAEVAAASRMVFAFSRDNALPGSALWRKVSGRTQTPVPAVWLSVVVAGVLALPSLYSATAYGAVTAINVIGITPAYAIPIYLRLRAGNRFEPGPWNLGRWSKPIGWIAVVWVALVTVLFCLPQKSPVTIDSMNYAVIALAVVLVLASVWWYVARRSYGTPAAYGNAREQAEIAEDIV; encoded by the coding sequence ATGGGCGGCTTCGGCAACTTCGCCATCAGCTTCTCCGTCATATCCGTCCTCTCCGGCTGCATGACGCTGTACGGCTTCGGCATGGGCTCCGGCGGGCCGGCCGTGATGCTGTGGGGCTGGGTCGGCGTAGGCCTCTTCGTGCTCTGCGTGGGTCTGGCCCTGGCCGAGGTCACCAGCGCCTACCCCACCTCCGGTGCGCTCTATTACATGGCCGACCGGCTCGGCGGACGCCGCTGGGGCTGGTACACCGGCTGGCTGAACCTGCTCGGCCTGCTCGGTGCCATCGCCGGCATCGACTACGGCGCGGCCCTGTTCACCGGTGCCTTCCTCAACCTCCGCTTCGGGTTCGTGCCCACCCCCGGATCGACGTTCCTGATCTTCCTGTGCATCCTGCTGCTGCACGCCGCGCTCAACCTCTTCGGGGTCCGCCTCGTCAGCGTGCTCAACTCGATCAGCGTGTGGTGGCACCTGGGCGGCGTCGCCGTGATCGTCGGCGCCCTGGCCTTCATCCCCGACCACCACCAGTCGGCGTCGTTCGTCTTCACCGAGTTCGTCAACGACACCGGATGGGCCAACCCGTTCTACGTGGCGGCGGTCGGCCTGCTGCTCGCCCAGTACACCTTCTCCGGGTACGACGCCTCCGCGCACCTCTCGGAGGAGACCAGGGACGCCTCCGTCTCCGCCGCCAAGGGCATCGTCCGGGCCATCTGGGTGTCCTGGATCGCCGGTTTCGCCCTGCTCGCCGGCCTCACCTTCGCCATCCAGGACTACGCGGCCGTCCAGGGCAGCGCCACCGGCGTCCCGCCCGCCCAGATCTTCATCGACGCGCTGGGCTCCGGCGGCGCCACCGCCCTGCTGCTCGTCGTCATCGTCGCGCAGCTCTTCTGCGGCAACGCCGAGGTGGCGGCCGCGAGCCGGATGGTCTTCGCGTTCAGCCGTGACAACGCGCTGCCCGGCTCCGCCCTGTGGCGCAAGGTCAGCGGCCGGACCCAGACGCCGGTGCCCGCCGTCTGGCTCTCCGTCGTCGTCGCGGGCGTACTGGCGCTCCCCTCGCTGTACTCCGCCACCGCCTACGGGGCCGTGACCGCCATCAACGTCATCGGCATCACCCCGGCCTACGCCATCCCGATCTACCTGCGCCTGCGCGCCGGCAACCGCTTCGAGCCCGGCCCCTGGAACCTGGGCCGCTGGAGCAAGCCGATCGGCTGGATCGCCGTCGTCTGGGTGGCGCTCGTCACCGTCCTGTTCTGCCTGCCCCAGAAGTCCCCCGTCACCATCGACTCGATGAACTACGCCGTGATCGCGCTGGCGGTGGTCCTGG